In Kineococcus sp. NBC_00420, a single genomic region encodes these proteins:
- a CDS encoding DUF6458 family protein gives MRLGTSIFLIALGAVLSFAVTFSVSGLDLSTVGVILMVVGVLGVVLEFALFRPRTLRSTSVTSTDPAAGVTTYRTTRDL, from the coding sequence ATGCGCCTCGGAACCAGCATCTTCCTCATCGCCCTCGGAGCGGTCCTCAGCTTCGCCGTGACGTTCTCCGTCTCGGGCCTCGACCTTTCCACGGTCGGGGTCATCCTCATGGTCGTCGGCGTCCTCGGCGTCGTCCTCGAGTTCGCCCTGTTCCGGCCCCGCACCCTGCGCTCGACCAGCGTGACCAGCACCGACCCGGCCGCGGGCGTCACGACGTACCGGACGACCCGCGACCTCTGA
- a CDS encoding helix-turn-helix domain-containing protein has product MARTRTPLPVARALTTVGTQLATWRRLRNLTVEQVADRAGLSRGTVSALENGRGASLENTLRVARAVGVLDLIVGAADPYETDLGRARADERLPQRVRTPRTPPVTDA; this is encoded by the coding sequence GTGGCACGCACACGCACCCCTCTGCCCGTCGCCAGGGCGCTCACGACCGTCGGCACCCAGCTCGCGACGTGGCGTCGCTTGCGCAACCTCACCGTCGAGCAGGTCGCAGACCGGGCCGGTCTCTCCCGCGGAACGGTCAGCGCTCTCGAGAACGGCCGCGGAGCCAGCCTGGAGAACACCTTGCGCGTCGCACGCGCTGTCGGCGTGCTCGACCTGATCGTCGGGGCCGCCGATCCCTACGAGACGGACCTCGGACGCGCCCGCGCCGACGAGCGGCTCCCGCAGCGGGTCCGCACGCCACGCACCCCGCCGGTCACCGATGCCTGA
- a CDS encoding CDP-glycerol glycerophosphotransferase family protein, with protein MKIVYYSFGGRYSDNPRALHQRALTRDELDVEHVWLAHARHADSFPTGTRTVPVGTPEAVAALESADVVFADNHLPRWRKGPGTTYVQTWHGTPLKRIHRDAHFQTDDTALMDLLDEDVTRWDVLVGPSEAGAVALRAAFGHTGAVPVTGYPRNDALLAPDAAARRAAVRAELGLPEGRTAVLYAPTWRDDDRLEGAEAYRLPLDPDRFAERLGADQTLLLRLHHLVPEALRGGEVPGVVDVSTHPDINDLYLAADVLVTDYSSAMFDFALTGKPILVFAYDLEHYRDVLRGFYFDLTGIAPGPVLRSSEEVLDALADLDAVSTASKERYEAFQEMFSHAEDGHAADRVLDLVYRRKEVGA; from the coding sequence GTGAAGATCGTCTACTACAGCTTCGGAGGGCGCTACTCCGACAACCCGCGAGCCCTGCACCAGCGCGCACTGACCCGGGACGAGCTCGACGTCGAGCACGTCTGGCTGGCCCACGCCCGCCACGCGGACTCGTTCCCCACCGGCACCCGCACCGTCCCCGTGGGCACCCCCGAGGCCGTGGCCGCGCTGGAGTCCGCCGACGTCGTGTTCGCCGACAACCACCTCCCGCGGTGGCGCAAGGGCCCGGGAACCACCTACGTGCAGACCTGGCACGGGACGCCGCTCAAGCGCATCCACCGCGACGCGCACTTCCAGACCGACGACACGGCCCTGATGGACCTGCTCGACGAGGACGTGACCCGCTGGGACGTCCTCGTCGGTCCGAGCGAGGCCGGCGCCGTCGCGCTGCGCGCCGCGTTCGGCCACACGGGTGCCGTGCCGGTCACCGGCTACCCGCGCAACGACGCGCTGCTCGCCCCGGACGCGGCCGCCCGCCGCGCCGCCGTGCGCGCCGAGCTGGGCCTGCCCGAGGGACGCACCGCCGTCCTCTACGCGCCCACCTGGCGCGACGACGACCGTCTCGAGGGCGCCGAGGCCTACCGCCTCCCCCTGGACCCCGACCGCTTCGCGGAGCGCCTGGGCGCCGACCAGACGCTGCTGCTGCGCCTGCACCACCTCGTGCCGGAGGCGCTGCGCGGCGGGGAGGTGCCCGGGGTGGTGGACGTCTCCACCCACCCCGACATCAACGACCTCTACCTGGCCGCCGACGTGCTGGTGACGGACTACTCCTCCGCCATGTTCGACTTCGCCCTGACCGGCAAGCCGATCCTGGTCTTCGCCTACGACCTGGAGCACTACCGCGACGTGCTGCGGGGGTTCTACTTCGACCTGACCGGGATCGCTCCCGGTCCGGTCCTGCGGTCCTCGGAGGAGGTCCTCGACGCGCTCGCGGACCTCGACGCCGTGAGCACCGCCTCGAAGGAGCGCTACGAGGCGTTCCAGGAGATGTTCAGCCACGCGGAGGACGGCCACGCCGCCGACCGCGTCCTCGATCTCGTGTACCGACGCAAGGAGGTGGGTGCGTGA
- a CDS encoding methyl-accepting chemotaxis protein, with product MTASERTVLDQARTEWKDFFAVQDTFVSQVAQGTPESMATAWATLNGPLDASWKALLKSTEALAGSVDARTEDAQAAAATRETRLKVVLLAATVLALALAAVTAPLVARSITRPLARTLAVVQGLAAGRLDQRVALTGQDEVARLAVALDATMDRLTDTVRRISANAGTLAGSSEELTTVATQLSSGAEKAAAQAQVVSAATEEISANIGTVAAAGDEMSAAIREIATSTAEASMTAAGAVAAAGAAGDTLDRLSASSREIGEVVKLITSIAEQTNLLALNATIEAARAGEMGKGFAVVAGEVKELAQQTARATEEIVAKVGSTQSDAAAAAGDTVARGPGGGRAAHFVRLEPREGDGT from the coding sequence TTGACGGCGTCGGAGCGCACGGTGCTGGACCAGGCCCGGACGGAGTGGAAGGACTTCTTCGCGGTCCAGGACACCTTCGTGAGCCAGGTGGCCCAGGGCACCCCGGAGTCGATGGCGACCGCTTGGGCCACCCTCAACGGGCCCCTCGACGCGTCGTGGAAGGCGCTGCTCAAGAGCACGGAGGCGCTGGCCGGGAGCGTCGACGCCCGCACCGAGGACGCCCAGGCGGCGGCGGCCACCCGCGAGACGCGGCTCAAGGTCGTCCTGCTCGCGGCGACGGTCCTGGCCCTCGCGCTGGCCGCGGTCACCGCGCCCCTGGTGGCGCGTTCCATCACCCGCCCCCTGGCCCGCACCCTCGCGGTCGTGCAGGGTCTCGCCGCCGGTCGTCTCGACCAGCGCGTCGCCCTGACCGGGCAGGACGAGGTGGCCCGCCTCGCCGTCGCCCTCGACGCCACCATGGACCGTCTCACCGACACCGTGCGCCGCATCTCGGCGAACGCCGGCACCCTCGCCGGGTCCAGCGAGGAACTCACGACCGTCGCCACCCAGCTCTCCTCCGGCGCCGAGAAGGCCGCCGCGCAGGCCCAGGTCGTCTCCGCCGCCACCGAGGAGATCTCGGCCAACATCGGCACGGTCGCCGCGGCCGGGGACGAGATGTCGGCCGCCATCCGCGAGATCGCGACCTCCACCGCTGAGGCGTCCATGACCGCGGCCGGTGCCGTCGCGGCGGCGGGTGCGGCCGGGGACACCCTGGACCGTCTCTCCGCCTCCTCCCGCGAGATCGGGGAGGTCGTGAAGCTCATCACCTCCATCGCGGAGCAGACGAACCTGCTGGCCCTCAACGCGACGATCGAGGCCGCCCGTGCCGGGGAGATGGGCAAGGGGTTCGCCGTCGTCGCCGGCGAGGTCAAGGAACTCGCCCAGCAGACCGCCCGCGCGACGGAGGAGATCGTGGCCAAGGTCGGTTCCACCCAGTCCGACGCGGCCGCGGCGGCCGGGGACACGGTCGCCCGCGGGCCCGGCGGTGGGCGCGCTGCGCACTTCGTGCGGCTGGAACCGCGGGAGGGCGACGGGACGTGA
- a CDS encoding flavin-containing monooxygenase: protein MDNGEPLEHLDVLVVGAGLSGIGAACRLRQKLPHHTFAVLESRGAIGGTWDLFRYPGVRSDSDMYTLGYSFRPWRGGKAIAQGADIREYVTETAREFHVEERVRFHHRVLAADFSRATARWTVVVERPRAGGGSETVRLTCSFLLSCTGYYRYDEGYTPEFPGAGEFGGRIVHPQHWPTDLDTTGRRVVVIGSGATAVTLVPNLARDAEHVTMLQRSPSWVLALSSRDHLADRLRGRVPEGLAYALVRTKHIALATATYQFTRRWPRRAREVLRERVAARLPEGFDVERHFTPDYDPWDQRVCFVPDGDLFRALRSGRASVVTDGIETFTPTGIRLTSGAELSADVVVTATGLNLLFLGGMALSVDGEPVDPADRVTYKGMMLSGVPNLAFALGYTNASWTLKIDLVTEHVCRLLDLMQRRSHRVVVPREPAAGQREPLIDLDSGYVRRAAGLLPSQGGATPWRLHQNYPLDVVGLRHRRVDDPALEFS from the coding sequence GTGGACAACGGCGAACCGCTCGAACACCTCGACGTCCTCGTCGTGGGGGCCGGCCTCTCCGGGATCGGCGCGGCCTGCCGGCTGCGGCAGAAGCTGCCCCACCACACGTTCGCCGTCCTCGAGTCCCGCGGCGCGATCGGCGGGACCTGGGACCTGTTCCGCTACCCCGGCGTCCGGTCGGACTCCGACATGTACACCCTGGGGTACTCCTTCCGTCCCTGGCGCGGCGGCAAGGCCATCGCGCAGGGCGCCGACATCCGCGAGTACGTGACCGAGACCGCGCGGGAGTTCCACGTCGAGGAACGCGTCCGCTTCCACCACCGCGTGCTGGCCGCCGACTTCTCCCGCGCGACCGCGCGCTGGACCGTCGTCGTGGAGCGGCCCCGCGCCGGCGGAGGTTCCGAGACGGTGCGCCTGACGTGCAGCTTCCTGCTCAGCTGCACCGGCTACTACCGCTACGACGAGGGGTACACCCCCGAGTTCCCGGGAGCCGGTGAGTTCGGCGGACGGATCGTCCACCCGCAGCACTGGCCGACCGACCTGGACACGACGGGCCGGCGCGTCGTCGTCATCGGCAGCGGCGCCACGGCCGTCACCCTGGTCCCGAACCTCGCCCGGGACGCCGAGCACGTGACCATGCTGCAGCGTTCCCCGAGCTGGGTCCTGGCCCTGTCCTCCCGCGACCACCTCGCGGACCGGTTGCGCGGTCGGGTTCCGGAGGGTCTGGCCTACGCCCTCGTGCGGACGAAGCACATCGCCCTGGCCACCGCGACGTACCAGTTCACCCGACGGTGGCCGCGCCGGGCCCGCGAGGTGCTGCGCGAACGCGTCGCGGCCCGCCTCCCCGAGGGTTTCGACGTGGAGCGCCACTTCACCCCCGACTACGACCCGTGGGACCAGCGCGTCTGCTTCGTCCCCGACGGGGACCTGTTCCGGGCGCTGCGGTCGGGACGGGCGTCGGTGGTGACCGACGGGATCGAGACTTTCACCCCCACGGGGATCCGCCTGACCTCCGGTGCGGAACTCTCCGCCGACGTCGTCGTGACCGCCACCGGCCTCAACCTGCTGTTCCTCGGCGGGATGGCGCTGTCGGTCGACGGCGAACCCGTCGACCCGGCCGACCGCGTCACCTACAAGGGGATGATGCTGTCGGGGGTGCCGAACCTGGCCTTCGCCCTGGGCTACACGAACGCGTCGTGGACCCTGAAGATCGACCTCGTCACCGAGCACGTCTGCCGGTTGCTGGACCTGATGCAGCGGCGTTCGCACCGCGTCGTCGTCCCCCGGGAACCGGCTGCGGGGCAGCGGGAACCGCTCATCGACCTCGATTCCGGCTACGTGCGCCGGGCCGCCGGTCTCCTCCCCTCCCAGGGTGGGGCGACGCCGTGGCGGCTGCACCAGAACTACCCGCTCGACGTCGTCGGGCTGCGCCACCGCCGCGTCGACGACCCCGCCCTGGAGTTCTCGTGA
- a CDS encoding type IV toxin-antitoxin system AbiEi family antitoxin domain-containing protein translates to MPRTTGSERNRAVGLPIAISRRSPRVLTTRDAAAVYSAPRPQLKRLTDAGLLLRLTGGVYAVPPSGREASGWTPDLEVLAGGIGAAVFGADQAVVVGMSAARLHGAVPRALGEAFVAVPRQHRAVVVEGGRTVRFLMRRTDLLDAEAVPTEIGPLLVGTVEQTVLDLGHGPLHAPEFSAEREAVSALAPRLDWTVARQLATAQRRAAALRRVETLLREVAR, encoded by the coding sequence GTGCCGAGAACCACCGGATCAGAGCGCAACCGCGCGGTGGGCTTGCCGATCGCCATCTCCCGCCGCTCGCCGCGTGTCCTGACCACGCGGGACGCTGCCGCCGTCTACAGCGCGCCCCGGCCCCAGCTGAAGCGCCTCACCGACGCCGGACTGCTGCTGCGCCTCACCGGCGGCGTCTACGCGGTACCGCCGTCGGGGCGTGAGGCGAGCGGGTGGACACCGGATCTCGAAGTGCTCGCCGGCGGGATCGGCGCGGCGGTCTTCGGCGCGGACCAGGCCGTGGTCGTCGGGATGAGCGCGGCCCGCCTGCACGGTGCCGTCCCACGCGCGCTCGGCGAAGCCTTCGTCGCGGTGCCCCGCCAGCACCGTGCCGTGGTCGTCGAGGGTGGGCGAACGGTTCGCTTCCTGATGCGCCGCACCGACCTCCTCGACGCGGAAGCCGTTCCCACCGAGATCGGGCCGCTGCTCGTCGGCACGGTCGAGCAGACCGTTCTCGACCTGGGCCACGGCCCGTTGCACGCCCCGGAGTTCTCGGCGGAACGGGAGGCCGTCTCGGCGCTCGCCCCTCGCCTCGACTGGACGGTGGCCCGGCAGTTGGCGACGGCACAGCGGCGGGCGGCAGCCCTCCGTCGGGTCGAGACTCTCCTCCGGGAGGTCGCCCGGTGA
- a CDS encoding alpha/beta fold hydrolase, whose product MSTSGLEPARHVTLAHGIRARYRVQGSGAPVLLLHGIGCSLEDFDEQVALLSPRYRCWAVDLAGFGGSDPLPVPGSVPRLAAFVAAFCDAVGLREPLHVVGNSLGGAVALQFAADAPERVRSLVLADPAGFGRRVTAALRVITVPWLGPRLLAPRPGASRRTLRGVFHDAALVTADRVERADALSRRPHGVRVMHETARSLGTVLGVRSRWRRDLLRAAARHPVPTLVVWGGEDRVLPVEQLDAARTALPHARTHVFPGTGHMPQIERAEEFAALLAEFWPEPNPLGGRR is encoded by the coding sequence GTGAGCACGTCGGGCCTCGAACCCGCGCGTCACGTCACCCTGGCCCACGGGATCCGCGCGCGCTACCGCGTGCAGGGCAGCGGTGCGCCCGTCCTGCTGCTGCACGGGATCGGGTGCAGCCTGGAGGACTTCGACGAGCAGGTGGCACTGCTCAGCCCGCGGTACCGCTGCTGGGCCGTGGACCTCGCGGGTTTCGGCGGCAGCGACCCGTTGCCCGTCCCGGGGTCGGTGCCGCGGTTGGCGGCGTTCGTCGCCGCGTTCTGCGACGCGGTCGGTCTGCGGGAACCCCTCCACGTCGTCGGGAACTCCCTCGGCGGGGCCGTCGCCCTGCAGTTCGCGGCGGACGCTCCGGAACGGGTCCGCAGCCTCGTCCTGGCCGACCCCGCGGGTTTCGGCCGCCGCGTCACCGCGGCCCTGCGGGTCATCACGGTGCCGTGGCTCGGTCCACGGCTGCTGGCGCCCCGTCCCGGCGCCTCCCGCCGCACCCTGCGCGGCGTCTTCCACGACGCGGCGCTCGTCACCGCCGACCGGGTGGAACGTGCCGACGCACTGAGCCGACGCCCGCACGGGGTGCGGGTCATGCACGAGACCGCCCGGTCCCTCGGGACGGTCCTCGGGGTGCGGTCCCGCTGGCGCCGGGACCTGCTGCGCGCGGCCGCCCGCCACCCCGTCCCGACGCTCGTCGTCTGGGGCGGCGAGGACCGGGTCCTGCCGGTGGAACAGCTCGACGCCGCCCGCACCGCACTCCCCCACGCCCGGACCCACGTGTTCCCCGGCACCGGGCACATGCCGCAGATCGAACGGGCCGAGGAGTTCGCGGCGCTGCTCGCGGAGTTCTGGCCGGAACCGAACCCCCTCGGAGGACGACGATGA
- a CDS encoding zinc-binding dehydrogenase — MPTTMRAQRLHVPTRTMSVEDVPVPHPGPGQVLIEVAFCGICHSDLALLDGSFTDPRGPETITQGHEASGTVAALGEGVTGWEVGDRVVPAAGRPCRRCDRCRRGDLVNCDRLLLMAFAYDGAWAQYTLAEAGGLTRVPDGVSLDQAALLADAVSTPFGAVVHTADVRPGEAVGVWGVGGVGTHLVQLARLVGAVPVVAVDLDPEVRERSLTVGADVALDPNDPDLRERIAEATGGHLLDVAFDAVGLASTFEQGLAMLAPRGRVVGVGLSGQPLSLGTSMEFNLSRKKALGHLGYRNSDIGTLVRLLAGGRLDLSRSVSAVVPLEDVADGVRRLHERQGNPVRILVQP, encoded by the coding sequence CTGCCCACCACCATGCGCGCCCAGCGACTGCACGTCCCGACCCGCACGATGTCGGTCGAGGACGTCCCCGTCCCCCACCCGGGTCCGGGCCAGGTGCTGATCGAGGTCGCGTTCTGTGGCATCTGCCACTCCGACCTCGCCCTGCTCGACGGCTCGTTCACCGATCCTCGCGGGCCCGAGACCATCACCCAGGGCCACGAGGCCTCGGGCACCGTCGCCGCCCTCGGCGAGGGCGTCACCGGGTGGGAGGTCGGTGACCGCGTGGTGCCGGCCGCCGGGCGGCCGTGTCGCCGGTGCGACCGCTGCCGCCGGGGAGACCTCGTGAACTGCGACCGGCTGCTGCTGATGGCGTTCGCCTACGACGGCGCCTGGGCGCAGTACACCCTCGCCGAGGCGGGCGGCCTGACCCGCGTTCCCGACGGGGTGTCCCTCGACCAGGCCGCGCTGCTCGCCGACGCGGTCTCCACGCCGTTCGGCGCCGTCGTGCACACCGCGGACGTCCGTCCCGGGGAAGCCGTCGGCGTCTGGGGCGTCGGTGGGGTGGGGACCCACCTGGTGCAGCTCGCACGACTCGTCGGTGCGGTGCCCGTCGTCGCCGTCGACCTCGACCCCGAGGTGCGCGAACGCTCCCTGACCGTCGGCGCCGACGTCGCCCTGGACCCGAACGACCCGGACCTGCGCGAGCGCATCGCCGAGGCCACCGGCGGCCACCTGCTGGACGTCGCCTTCGACGCCGTGGGCCTCGCCTCCACCTTCGAGCAGGGGCTGGCGATGCTGGCGCCGCGCGGGCGGGTCGTGGGGGTGGGGCTCAGCGGGCAGCCCCTGTCGCTGGGCACGTCGATGGAGTTCAACCTGTCCCGCAAGAAGGCCCTGGGGCACCTGGGTTACCGGAACTCCGACATCGGGACGCTCGTCCGGTTGCTGGCCGGGGGGCGCCTCGACCTCTCGCGCTCGGTCAGCGCCGTCGTCCCCCTGGAGGACGTCGCCGACGGGGTCCGTCGGCTGCACGAACGGCAGGGGAACCCGGTTCGGATCCTGGTGCAACCCTGA
- a CDS encoding glutathione S-transferase family protein has translation MSSTSTDDGNTGYVNPTGDFRRDQRYIETRITADGRDGYPVEAGRYRLIVSRACPWANRAIIVRRLLGLEGALSMGIAGPTHDERSWTFDLDPGGRDPVLGIERLQEAFFARIPSYDRGITVPAIVDVTTGQVVTNDFPQMTIDLSLEWSEFHREGAPQLYPEHLRDEIDAVNKDVFRDVNNGVYRAGFAGTQDAYDRAYDRLFTRLDALSERLETQRYLVGDTITEADVRLFTTLARFDPVYHGHFKCNRSKLSEMPVLSAYFRDLYQTPGFGDTTDVTHIKAHYYRVHRDINPTGVVPAGPDLSGWWEPHGREALGGRPFGDGTPPPPPVESEVVPRDHAPQPR, from the coding sequence GTGAGCTCGACCAGCACCGACGACGGCAACACGGGTTACGTGAACCCCACCGGCGACTTCCGCCGCGACCAGCGCTACATCGAGACCCGCATCACCGCGGACGGTCGTGACGGCTACCCGGTCGAGGCGGGCCGCTACCGCCTGATCGTGAGCCGGGCCTGCCCGTGGGCGAACCGGGCGATCATCGTCCGGCGCCTGCTGGGCCTCGAAGGCGCCCTGTCGATGGGCATCGCGGGACCGACGCACGACGAGCGCAGCTGGACGTTCGACCTCGACCCCGGCGGGCGCGACCCGGTGCTGGGCATCGAGCGCCTCCAGGAGGCGTTCTTCGCCCGCATCCCCAGCTACGACCGGGGGATCACCGTCCCCGCGATCGTCGATGTCACCACGGGGCAGGTCGTCACCAACGACTTCCCGCAGATGACGATCGACCTGTCGCTGGAGTGGAGCGAGTTCCACCGCGAGGGCGCCCCGCAGTTGTACCCGGAACACCTGCGCGACGAGATCGACGCGGTGAACAAGGACGTGTTCCGCGACGTCAACAACGGCGTGTACCGGGCGGGTTTCGCGGGCACCCAGGACGCCTACGACCGTGCCTACGACCGGCTCTTCACACGGTTGGACGCGCTGTCCGAGCGTCTGGAGACCCAGCGCTACCTGGTCGGCGACACCATCACCGAGGCCGACGTCCGGTTGTTCACGACGCTGGCGCGCTTCGATCCCGTCTACCACGGGCACTTCAAGTGCAACCGCTCGAAGCTGTCCGAGATGCCGGTGCTCTCGGCCTACTTCCGCGACCTGTACCAGACGCCCGGTTTCGGGGACACGACCGACGTGACCCACATCAAGGCCCACTACTACCGCGTCCACCGCGACATCAACCCGACCGGCGTCGTGCCCGCCGGCCCCGACCTGTCGGGGTGGTGGGAACCCCACGGTCGTGAGGCGCTGGGCGGTCGCCCGTTCGGGGACGGGACCCCGCCCCCGCCGCCTGTGGAGTCCGAGGTCGTCCCCCGCGACCACGCACCGCAACCCCGCTGA
- a CDS encoding TetR/AcrR family transcriptional regulator, protein MSTPPTAVARGRRAPRPRSEDRETAILDTAERLFGERPYATVSVDDLARGAGLSRPTFYFYFPSKEAVLLALLDGVVAEARARRDEALRVPAAGTADRWRQIIHAIQDPFRTHRAVTLAAAEARATSGAVRDVWNGVMERFVAETAAEIDAERARGAAPAGPPARDLAIALNWMNERVLHSSFTAQQPALEPGDAVEVLLTVWLRTIYGRADPQ, encoded by the coding sequence GTGAGCACACCACCGACCGCCGTCGCGCGGGGACGTCGCGCCCCCCGTCCGCGCAGCGAGGACCGGGAGACCGCGATCCTCGACACGGCGGAACGGCTGTTCGGCGAACGTCCCTACGCCACCGTCTCCGTCGACGACCTCGCGCGGGGGGCCGGGTTGTCCCGGCCGACGTTCTACTTCTACTTCCCCTCCAAGGAGGCGGTGCTGCTCGCGCTGCTCGACGGGGTCGTCGCCGAGGCCCGGGCCCGTCGGGACGAGGCGCTGCGCGTTCCCGCGGCGGGCACCGCCGACCGCTGGCGCCAGATCATCCACGCGATCCAGGACCCGTTCCGCACCCACCGCGCGGTCACCCTCGCCGCCGCGGAGGCCCGGGCCACCAGCGGCGCGGTCCGCGACGTCTGGAACGGTGTGATGGAACGCTTCGTGGCGGAGACCGCGGCGGAGATCGACGCCGAACGCGCCCGCGGTGCCGCGCCGGCGGGTCCACCCGCCCGCGACCTCGCCATCGCCCTGAACTGGATGAACGAGCGGGTCCTGCACTCCTCGTTCACTGCCCAGCAGCCCGCGCTGGAACCCGGGGACGCCGTCGAGGTGCTGCTGACGGTGTGGTTGCGCACCATCTACGGACGTGCCGACCCGCAGTAG
- a CDS encoding phosphocholine cytidylyltransferase family protein, translated as MSRSQNVQAVVLAAGLGTRLGRPLPKSQTVLRDGRTIMQQQLDNVRTALGDGARVAVVVGFKANVIMEAHPELRFAYNELFDSTNTSKSLLRALETSHPGGVLWMNGDVVFDPRVLRHVQPWLDRDETFVCVNTEAVGEEEVKYTVDPEGFVRELSKTVTGGLGEAVGINYVSAADKAVLVEELRACADTDYFERGLETAIARRGLHVVPVDVSRYDIVEVDFEDDLRRADRIEAEHLWLEPFVG; from the coding sequence GTGAGCCGCTCCCAGAACGTGCAGGCCGTCGTCCTCGCCGCGGGTCTCGGGACCCGCCTGGGCCGTCCCCTGCCGAAGTCGCAGACCGTGCTCCGCGACGGACGCACGATCATGCAGCAGCAGCTGGACAACGTCCGGACCGCGCTCGGTGACGGTGCGCGCGTCGCCGTCGTCGTCGGGTTCAAGGCCAACGTGATCATGGAGGCGCACCCGGAACTGCGCTTCGCCTACAACGAGCTCTTCGACTCCACCAACACCTCGAAGAGCCTGCTCCGCGCGCTGGAGACCTCCCACCCGGGCGGCGTCCTGTGGATGAACGGCGACGTCGTGTTCGACCCGCGCGTCCTGCGCCACGTGCAGCCGTGGCTGGACCGCGACGAGACCTTCGTCTGCGTCAACACGGAAGCCGTGGGCGAGGAGGAGGTCAAGTACACCGTCGACCCCGAGGGTTTCGTGCGGGAACTGTCCAAGACCGTCACCGGCGGGCTCGGCGAAGCGGTCGGCATCAACTACGTCAGCGCCGCCGACAAGGCCGTCCTCGTCGAGGAACTCCGCGCCTGCGCCGACACCGACTACTTCGAGCGGGGGCTGGAGACGGCCATCGCCCGCCGGGGCCTGCACGTCGTCCCCGTCGACGTGTCGCGCTACGACATCGTCGAGGTCGACTTCGAGGACGACCTGCGCCGCGCGGACCGCATCGAGGCCGAACACCTGTGGCTGGAGCCGTTCGTCGGCTGA
- a CDS encoding ferritin-like domain-containing protein — protein MFGNKLVKTMIDRSAETGADRRNFLRTAGLAGLGVAGAAAVGTGGASSAFADSNPPSSAQPNGQTANGELISDATILNFALNLEYLEAEFYSYAAFGHGLSNSDIDGNYNIGAVTGGSKVPFKSSSVRKIAEDIAHDEVAHVKFLRSALGTVKVARPTIDLVGSFTAAAQAAGLIKAGQSFNPFADEASFLLGAFLFEDVGVTAYKGAAPLITNKTYLDAAAGILAFEAYHAATIRTTLVARGQGAAADAISNARDSLDGPTDLDQGVNGSKGSIIVAPGDVNGVAYSRTFGQVLNVVFLNPGKTDRGGFFPDGVHGDIRASDAH, from the coding sequence GTGTTCGGAAACAAGCTCGTCAAGACCATGATCGACCGCAGTGCCGAGACCGGCGCCGACCGACGCAACTTCCTGCGCACCGCAGGTCTGGCCGGCCTGGGCGTCGCCGGCGCGGCTGCGGTGGGCACCGGAGGCGCCTCGTCCGCCTTCGCCGACAGCAACCCGCCCAGCTCCGCCCAGCCCAACGGTCAGACGGCCAACGGTGAACTCATCTCCGACGCCACCATCCTGAACTTCGCCCTGAACCTGGAGTACCTCGAGGCGGAGTTCTACTCCTACGCCGCGTTCGGCCACGGCCTCTCGAACAGCGACATCGACGGCAACTACAACATCGGTGCCGTCACCGGTGGCTCGAAGGTTCCCTTCAAGTCGTCCTCCGTCCGCAAGATCGCGGAAGACATCGCCCACGACGAGGTCGCCCACGTCAAGTTCCTGCGTTCGGCGCTGGGTACCGTCAAGGTCGCCCGTCCCACCATCGACCTCGTCGGCTCCTTCACCGCCGCCGCCCAGGCCGCCGGGCTGATCAAGGCCGGTCAGTCCTTCAACCCGTTCGCCGACGAGGCCAGCTTCCTGCTCGGCGCGTTCCTCTTCGAGGACGTCGGGGTCACCGCCTACAAGGGTGCCGCCCCGCTCATCACGAACAAGACCTACCTGGACGCCGCCGCCGGCATCCTCGCCTTCGAGGCGTACCACGCGGCCACCATCCGCACCACGCTCGTGGCGCGCGGACAGGGCGCTGCCGCCGACGCGATCTCCAACGCCCGCGACTCCCTCGACGGGCCGACCGACCTCGACCAGGGCGTCAACGGCTCCAAGGGCTCGATCATCGTCGCCCCGGGCGACGTCAACGGTGTGGCCTACTCCCGCACCTTCGGCCAGGTGCTGAACGTGGTCTTCCTCAACCCCGGCAAGACCGACCGTGGTGGGTTCTTCCCCGACGGTGTCCACGGTGACATCCGCGCCTCCGACGCGCACTGA